GGTGGATCTCCTTAGAGATGCAATTACTTCACCAACTCAACGCCACAACGCTATTACACCGGAGAAGAAAGTAATCATAACCCTGAGGTATTTGGCAACAGggaaaatgcaacaatgcagcAGTGATGACTTGGGTCTGTCCCAATCCTCCGTCAGCAGAGTCATCACCCAAACACTGACAGCTTTGTCACAACCTAATATTGTGACACAATTTGTTTCATTCCTGCTGGATGCCCgcactttacacacacataaaagggCATTTATGGACATTGCAGGATTCCCTGGCGTTGTGGGTGTAATTGATGGAACACGTGAGAATAATTGCGCCATCAGAGGACGAGGCTGTCTTTGTTAACAGGAAGAATTTCCACAGCATCAATGTGCAAATGGTGTTCAATGCGGCCTGTAAGATTTTGGACATTGTGGCTAAATGGCCAGTCTCCACACATGATGCGAGAATGCTCTCCGAGAGTGCCATCAGACAGCTTTTTGAGAGACGCTATGTGCCAGCTAATTGCCACTTGTTAGGGGACAGTGGCTACCCATGCAAACCATGGCTCCTTACACCTTACCTCCAGCCACGCCAAGGGCCCCAACTAAACTATAACAGGTAAGCCAAACAATACAAAAATCATGGAAATGAAATGCAAGCAATATGTTAGAGCATCCAAGTAGTGCAGTATTTCCATCAAATAATTAAAGGTCTGTATTCTATTGTAGGGCCCACAAGACAACAAGAGCGGTGGTGGAGCGTGGCATAGGCCAGCTTAAGAGGCGCTTTCATGTTCTCCACGGAGAGGTGCGGCTGAGGcctgaaaaagtcagcaaagTCATCATAGCCTGTGCAATATTACACAATATTTGCAAGGTTAGACAGATTGCAGAACCTCTGGAGGATGGCGATGAGGATGAAGACAACGATGAGGATGGTGGTGAAGAAGATACACATTCCACAGGGGAACCTAGCCCAGAGTGGACTGCCTTACAGGGCAAACTTcacaaatttacatttcaggCAAGCTGTAGCCCCATGTCATTTGAGAACTTGTGATGGTATTAAGAACTACCACAGTTTTACTGCACATCACCTGCAATTGTTAAATGCAAGACACAGAACACAATCTCTAAATGGTTTATTTTTTAGGTGTTCAATTTTAAGGCGGTAGTACTCCTCCTGAAGGgaaaggacttttttttttgttgttcaaaCACATCAATTGTGAGTTGCAATCTTCTCTCCTGCAGGGATGCTGACGGAGCAGGTGCTGCGGATGGGAATGGTGTTTGATCCGCCGGGCTATCCTgagtagcagctgcagatggttCAGGCGGCAATCTTGTCGGCAAACTTGATGGGCCCGGTTCTTGTGATGGCTCCACGCTACAGAAATacataagtaagtaagtaagtaagtagacCGGGCCCTCTCGTGGTACACTTCGGTGAACGCGGGATGGCCCGATCTCCTCTCCTCGTACTCCGCCTTTTCGGAGGAACTAAAAAGGGTGTTTGATCGCCCTGTGCAGGGGGCTGAGACCGATTCCCGTCTATTGTATCTCCGTCAGGGGACTCTGTGTCGCGGAGTATTTCGGTCAATTTCCACATTCTGGCCACTAGATTAGGTTGGAACAGTCCGGCTCTTCGTCGCGCGTTCCTGAATGGGCTTGAATAGGCCTAGTTtaattattgttttgattaattTAATACAATGAGCATGGAAAACACATAAAATGGCTTCTGCAATGAATAAACACTGTTGATATGAATAACCCTGTGTCCTACCTTTGCTGCATTTCAAGGGCCTGCATCATTGACGTGTCAATGCCTGTTGGCAGCCCGGTGACACTGACCTCAGAGTGTCCCAGGACTTGAAAGACAGTGTCGGCCACCTGGGACAGCCGCTTTGCAGGTGGTCCACCCCCTAGAAAGAAACTGTCAATGAACACAGTACTTAGGCATGTAAATTAACTTTGCCAGCAGGAGCAAGTTGCCAGATTATGTGGTAGGCTATAGTATTTTGCTCACCTGTGAGTGAGGATTCCCGCTTGTGTGCTGCAATCTCATCTTTTGCCTTGGACTGCAGCACATACCACCTTTTCTCACAATCGTCGCCTGTCCGCACCACCAGTGGAAAAGAGGCATTGATTGTTTGGTATATTGTGTCCCAGGCGTGCCTCTTGCCTTGGCTAGTGACAGTTGGGCCAAATTTTCCTCGTAACATACCTTTATGTTCTTTCACCAACTGGGCCAGCAAGAAACCTTGCTCCTCAGTCCAGTTCGACTTGcgattccttttttttctccattttctgtgtttgtaggATATTTGTTAACAAGCCTTCATAAATAGACCAGCCAGCAATCACAGACATTGATAAAAGCTGAGCCGTGTTACCCTCGTTAAGACCACACTGAGTTGTAACGTTGCAATTTCTACTTCATTAAGGACAGCCCCTTGAGATAGGCCATCTTGTTTTCAATGGGGTCCATATGGGAGTGAAAGTACAAAATATGCCAGCTAGGATATTAATATGAGCAAATAAGACACAAATCATTATTTGAACAGGGTGTAATGAGCTTAAGTTTTCACATATTTTAGATTCTAATGTTAGGCTATAACCCCTACAGCTTACTATTCATTTTCCAGATATTTTCTTGAATGTGAAATATTATTTACAATTACAGTCTGCATAAGATTAGAGTGTATAATTATGTTTACTGATTTGAGGGTACATCCTTTGCTCATTATCACCAAAAGTTCATTTTCATCAAACTTGTAGGATCAACCAATCACGGCTTTTGAAATGATGACTCATACCTAGCAACGGGGTCAACCACACCTCCTCAGTAAGATAGGATTTTCCATCCATTCCTTGCTCAGAGTTCACTGAAAATGTTCTGGAATCACTTCTAAGCTAAAACTCCTGGCAAGGAATTTTTAGGTTAAGTTAGGAGCTCTCTGAGAGGATTCTCAGAATCTTTAGGGATACGGGCCCCGGTTTCCCCGAGCTCCCTGGTCATCCTAGGTTTTTCCTTGAGTCCCTctccatcctaggttttttccCGAGCTCCTCGTcactctttgttttcttcaataaacttATTTGCTTTTGTTGAGCCTTGCGTTTGAGTCCGTTCTGTCCTTCACAACAGAACGATTCAGCCAACATGGACTCAGCAGGCTCACCCCAACCCCCCGCTACCTCTGATTCACCGCCTTCAGACCTCTCTTTCGACGTGGCCTCCCAGGGGGGCGCTGCTCGGCCAGCATGCAACAGTCATCTCCGCCATGGCCGAGACGCTGCACTTCCTGGTCGAGGAGGTCCGGCGACTGGGCCAACCTGCTCCTCCCCCTGAGCCTCCCCAACCGTCGAGTAACCCTGCTCCGTCCGCTCACTCCCATCGCCCCCCCCCGTGGTACATTCGGCCCCGCCCGTTCCCCTCGAATCTCCGGTTTCACCGCCTGACAAATTCTCCGGCGAGCTGGGAACGTGCGAGGGTTTCCTTGTGCAGTGTGCCCTGGTGTTCCGGGGGCAGCCAGTAACCTACCGCTCTGACGAGGCCAGGGTGCGTTTTGTCGCCGGGTTGCTCCGCGACCGGGCCCTCTCGTGGTACACTTCGGTGAACGCGGGATGGCCCGATCTCCTCTCCTCGTACTCCGCCTTTTCGGAGGAACTAAAAAGAGTGTTTGATCACCCTGTGCAGGGGGCTGAGACCGATTCCCGTCTATTGTATCTCCGTCAGGGGACTCTCAGTGTCGCGGAGTATTTCGGTCAATTTCCACATTCTGGCCACTAGATTAGGTTGGAACAGTCCGGCTCTTCGTCGCGCGTTCCTGAATGGGCTTAGCGAGCGAATGAAAGACCTGCTAGCCGCAAGGGACGAGCCGGAGAGCTTGGACCGCCTTGTCGAAACCGCGATCAACTTAGACAATCGCATccgggagagggagagagagcgttCGCTCCGCGCTTCGCCCTCTTCCCAGTCCTGCCCTCCGCCATCTCGGGCCTCTGCTCCCTCGCCTTCCCAGCCACGTTCAATCTGTCCTCGTCTCCTTTCTGGATATCGAAATCGCTCGACAACTATCCATCCCCCAAATTCCCCTCAACACGCCCCTTCACGCCATCGGTCTCAATAACCGGTCACTCACCACCGTTACCCATCGCGCTCCCCCGCTCCATCTCCTTACCTCCGGTAATCATCATgaatctctcccctttcacctcATCTCCTCTCCTGCGTCCCCCGTTGTTCTTGGTCTCCCCTGGCTCATCTCTCACAACCCCAATGTGGACTGGGTGTTGTCCGCGTCTGCCCCAGGGAAGTTCGCTCAGCTTCTCACTCCCCCAGTTCCCCCTGATTTGACACtagttccaaaaaaaaaaaaaaccatgacCTGGCTCAGGTGTTTAGCAAGGAGCAGGCTTTGTCTCTACCCCCCCCACCGCCCTTATGACTGCTCCATAGCCCTCCTCCCGGACGCGCCCCTCCGGTCCAGTCGGTTGTTTAATCTGTCGCGTCCGGAGAGGGAGGCTATGGAGCAGTACATCAAAGATTCCCTGGCCGC
The genomic region above belongs to Perca fluviatilis chromosome 24, GENO_Pfluv_1.0, whole genome shotgun sequence and contains:
- the LOC120554078 gene encoding putative nuclease HARBI1, which gives rise to MEHVRIIAPSEDEAVFVNRKNFHSINVQMVFNAACKILDIVAKWPVSTHDARMLSESAIRQLFERRYVPANCHLLGDSGYPCKPWLLTPYLQPRQGPQLNYNRAHKTTRAVVERGIGQLKRRFHVLHGEVRLRPEKVSKVIIACAILHNICKVRQIAEPLEDGDEDEDNDEDGGEEDTHSTGEPSPEWTALQGKLHKFTFQGC